The following are encoded together in the Panicum virgatum strain AP13 chromosome 6K, P.virgatum_v5, whole genome shotgun sequence genome:
- the LOC120712589 gene encoding glutamate decarboxylase-like, which produces MALSHASSIARDDAVACTFASRYVRERLPRYRMPERSIPREAAYQIINDELMLDGNPRLNLASFVTTWMEPECDKLIMGSINKNYVDMDEYPVTTELQNRCVNMIAHLFNAPIKEDETAVGVGTVGSSEAIMLAGLAFKRKWQNKRKEQGKPYDKPNIVTGANVQVCWEKFARYFEVELKEVKLSEGYYVMDPVKAVDMVDENTICVAAILGSTLTGEFEDVKQLNDLLTEKNKETGWDVPIHVDAASGGFIAPFLYPELEWDFRLPLVKSINVSGHKYGLVYAGVGWVIWRSKKDLPEELIFHINYLGTDQPTFTLNFSKGSSQIIAQYYQLIRLGFQGYKNIMENCMENAAILREGIAATGRFDILSKDAGVPLVAFSLKDSSRFSVFDISENLRRFGWIVPAYTMPADAEHVAVLRVVIREDFSRTLLERLVGDVLKILRELDACATHAVRVATATAAGQSGDGGGVVARKSILEIEREVASRWRDAVSKKKTGPC; this is translated from the exons atgGCGCTCTCGCACGCGAGCTCCATCGCCCGGGACGACGCCGTCGCCTGCACCTTCGCGTCGCGCTACGTGCGCGAGCGCCTGCCGCG GTACCGGATGCCGGAGCGGTCGATCCCGCGGGAGGCGGCGTACCAGATCATCAACGACGAGCTGATGCTGGACGGCAACCCGCGGCTGAACCTGGCGTCCTTCGTCACCACCTGGATGGAGCCCGAGTGCGACAAGCTCATCATGGGCTCCATCAACAAGAACTACGTCGACATGGACGAGTACCCCGTCACCACCGAGCTCCAG AACCGTTGCGTAAATATGATAGCTCACCTGTTCAACGCGCCGATTAAGGAGGATGAGACTGCTGTCGGAGTTGGAACAGTGGGATCCTCGGAAGCAATTATGCTTGCAGGCCTAGCATTCAAGAGGAAATGGCAAAACAAGAGGAAGGAACAGGGGAAGCCGTATGACAAACCCAACATTGTCACCGGTGCTAATGTTCAG GTTTGCTGGGAGAAGTTTGCAAGATATTTTGAAGTGGAGCTAAAGGAGGTTAAGTTATCTGAAGGATATTATGTCATGGACCCTGTCAAGGCTGTTGACATGGTGGATGAGAACACCATATGTGTTGCGGCTATCTTGGGATCTACTCTCACAGGAGAGTTTGAAGATGTCAAGCAATTGAATGACCTTCTTACTGAAAAGAACAAGGAAACTGG GTGGGATGTGCCGATTCATGTTGACGCTGCGAGCGGAGGGTTCATAGCGCCTTTCCTGTACCCTGAGCTTGAATGGGACTTCAGGCTACCACTAGTGAAGAGCATCAATGTCAGTGGGCACAAGTATGGCCTTGTCTACGCTGGTGTTGGTTGGGTAATTTGGAGGAGCAAGAAGGATTTGCCTGAAGAGCTCATTTTCCATATAAACTACCTGGGGACAGACCAGCCTACGTTCACGCTCAACTTCTCCAAAG GTTCTAGTCAGATCATTGCACAATACTATCAGCTCATTCGCCTTGGCTTCCAG GGGTACAAGAACATCATGGAGAACTGCATGGAGAACGCTGCGATCCTGCGGGAGGGCATCGCGGCGACCGGCCGGTTCGACATCCTGTCCAAGGACGCCGGCGTGCCGCTGGTCGCCTTCTCGCTCAAGGACAGCAGCCGGTTCAGCGTGTTCGACATCTCGGAGAACCTGCGGCGGTTCGGGTGGATCGTGCCGGCGTACACCATGCCGGCGGACGCGGAGCACGTGGCCGTGCTCCGCGTGGTCATCCGGGAGGACTTCAGCCGGACCCTCTTGGAGCGGCTCGTCGGCGACGTCCTCAAGATCCTGCGCGAGCTGGACGCCTGCGCCACCCACGCCGTGCGggtcgccaccgccaccgccgcggggcagtcgggcgacggcggcggcgtcgtggcCAGGAAGAGCATCCTGGAGATCGAGCGGGAGGTCGCCTCGCGCTGGAGGGACGCCGTGAGCAAGAAGAAGACCGGGCCGTGCTGA
- the LOC120712591 gene encoding DNA polymerase epsilon subunit B-like isoform X2, translated as MAAPSAATRRKLQRKFRLRGFTLKVDALEEAAAFLERFPEAEDDALDLLLDELDKEPLQSSILDRDAVRRVVALLVEAEEAVDAASPAVASARSALRVVDAFLVPRFHYDPIKKVFYEHTGRLPIHGEAGDKASLYRDRYQVLLQRLSRDKYFSKPAFDTVVTEDGSCEITSIQSLIGCTGRRWIMGVISQLEERQFYLEDLTGAVPIDLSNAKITSGFFVENTVIVAEGELLSNGIFQVNTCGFPPLEDREASLSLLMGLDFFGGGVIPTEETLRLSPLEKKAVNDMFVILSDVWLDNPETMEKLAIVLDGYDSVEVVPSLFVLMGNFCSRPCNLAFNSFEELRLQFGKLGEIIAARSRLKEHSRFLFVPGPDDAGPSKALPRCALPKYLIEELQKHIPNAIFVSNPCSSSSQTGAAGFLSAPIQSSNCLGCSTMQLQPCYSHHNRTHCIYTAREAQANYPTQSILHTSNVLKLLW; from the exons atggcggcgccgtcggcggcCACGCGCCGGAAGCTGCAGCGCAAGTTCCGCCTGCGCGGCTTCACGCTCAAGGTCGACGCCCTCGAGGAGGCGGCCGCCTTCCTCGAGCGCTTCCCCGAGGCCGAGGACGACGCGCTCGACCTCCTCCTCGACGAGCTCGACAAGGAGCCGC TGCAGTCGTCGATACTGGATCGGGACGCGGTCCGGCGCGTGGTGGCGCTGCTCGtcgaggcggaggaggcggtcgACGCGGCGTCCCCGGCGGTCGCCAGCGCCCGGTCCGCGCTGCGGGTGGTGGACGCGTTCCTCGTGCCGCGGTTCCACTACGACCCAATCAAGAAAGTGTTCTACGA GCACACTGGCAGATTACCTATCCATGGAGAAGCTGGAGATAAAGCTTCCCTTTATAGGGACAGGTACCAAGTGCTACTTCAGAGGCTATCTCGCGATAAATATTTCTCTAAGCCAGCTTTTGACACGGTTGTGACTGAAGATGGCAGTTGCGAG ATTACTTCTATACAGTCTCTAATTGGGTGCACTGGACGGAGATGGATCATGGGGGTCATTTCACAGTTGGAGGAGCGCCAGTTCTACTTGGAGGATCTTACTGGAGCAGTTCCAATTGACTTATCAAATGCC AAAATCACGTCAGGTTTTTTTGTTGAAAATACTGTGATCGTGGCTGAAGGGGAGCTGCTTTCAAATGGCATTTTCCAG GTTAATACATGTGGGTTTCCTCCCCTAGAGGACAGGGAAGCATCACTTTCATTGCTCATGGgtcttgatttctttggggGAGGTGTGATACCAACTGAAGAAACA CTAAGGTTATCGCCGCTCGAAAAAAAGGCTGTGAATGATATGTTTGTCATACTTTCGGATGTTTGGCTGGACAATCCTGAG ACTATGGAGAAGTTGGCTATTGTTCTTGATGGTTATGATAGTGTGGAAGTGGTGCCTTCCCTCTTTGTTTTGATGGGCAATTTCTGTTCTCGTCCCTGCAATCTAGCATTCAATTCTTTTGAAGAACTTAG ATTGCAATTTGGAAAGCTTGGTGAGATAATTGCAGCTCGATCTAGATTAAAGGAGCATAGCCGTTTCTTATTCGTTCCAGGTCCTGATGAtgcag GCCCTTCTAAAGCTCTCCCAAGGTGTGCACTTCCAAAATATCTAATTGAAGAACTTCAGAAGCACATCCCAAATGCAATATTTGTAAGCAACCCCTGCAG CAGTAGCAGCCAGACAGGAGCAGCAGGCTTTTTATCGGCACCAATTCAATCGAGTAACTGCTTGGGCTGTAGCACTATGCAGCTGCAGCCCTGCTACAGCCATCACAACCGAACACACTGTATATATACTGCCCGAGAGGCTCAGGCAAATTACCCCACACAATCTATCCTTCATACATCGAATGTACTGAAGTTACTGTGGTAA